The Candidatus Eisenbacteria bacterium DNA window ACGATCGGGATCTTCCAGCTGGAGTCGGCCGGCATGCGCGACCTCCTCCGGAAGGTCGTGCCGGACAACTTCGAGGACATCATCGCCATCAACGCGCTCTTCCGCCCCGGCCCCATCCAGAGCGGGATGATCGACGATTTCGCGAAGCGCAAGCACGGGAAGCAGCGCGTGACCTACATGCACCCGAAGCTCGAGCCGATCTTGAAGAAGACCTACGGCGTGATCGTCTATCAGGACCAGGTCATGCAGGCCGCGAACCGCCTCGCGGGCTTCAGCCTCGCGCAGGCGGACCTCCTCCGGCGCGCCATGGGGAAGAAGAAGCCGGAGGAGATGGCGAAGATGAAGTCGGCGTTCGTGGAAGGGTGCGTGCAGCATCAGGTGCCCGCGAAGAAGGCCGAGGAGATCTTCGACCTCATGGAGAAGTTCGCGGGATACGGCTTCGTGCGCTCCCACAGCGCGGCGTACGCGATGCTCTCCTATCAGGCCGCCTATCTCAAAGCGCATCATCCCGCGGCCTACCTCGCGGCGTCCCTGACGAGCGAGGTGGGGGACTCCGACCGCATCGTGACGCTCGTCGACGAGGCGCGGCGGCTCGGGATCCCGGTCCTCCCTCCGGACGTGAACGCGAGCCAGGCCGGGTTCACCCTCGAGGGGACCTCCATCCGCTTCGGACTCTCGGCGGTGAAGAACGTGGGCCATGGCTCGGTCCTGGCGATCGTGAAGGCGCGCGAGGAGGGCGGGAGCTTCCGCGCGCTGGGCGATCTCCTCCGGCGGGTCGAGATCTCCGCCGTCAACCGGCGAGTCTTGGAATCCCTCGTCCAGGCGGGCGCGTGCGATTCGCTCGGCGGCGACCGCGCGCAGCTCCTCGAAGCGGTGGGCGATCTCCTCGCGCAGGCGCAGGAGCGAGCGCGCGGCGTGAGCAAGAATCAGGAGAGCCTCTTCGGGTCGGACCACGAGATCGTCGCCCAGGATCCGCCGCTCCCGCTCGTGCCGTCGTGGCCGCTCGAGGAGCGGCTCCGCCGCGAGCGCGAGGTGCTCGGCTTCTACTTCTCCGACCACCCGCTCTCGCCCTACCGCGCGCAGATCGAGGCGCGCGCGACGGTGGAGACGTCGGGGCTGCGCGATCTCCGGGACAACGCCGAGGTGACGATGGTCTGCATCGTGGCTTCGAAGAAGGCGCACGTGGACCGCCACCAGCGTCCGATGGCGTTCCTCACGCTCGAGGATCTCAAGGGGAGCGTGGAGGCCACGGTCTTCTCCGATCTCTACGAGAAGAACCGCGCCATCCTCGAGGTGGGCTCGGTGCTCGAGGTGAAGGGGAAGGTGAACCTGCGCGAGGACTCCGATCCGAAGATGCTGATCCTCGGGGTGAAGGCGCTCGGGTCGCCGGCCGCGTCCGCGGCCGGGGCCGTCCACATCGACCTCGCGCGCGCCCGCGAGGACGTCTCGCTCGAGGAGATCCGTCGGCTCCTGGTTCGCCATCCGGGGGAAAGCCCCGTATACTTCACCGTTCGGGACGACGGCGCGCCGGCCCCCACGCGCATCCGCGCGAAGAAGCTCCTCGTGTCGCCGAGCGAGGATCTGATCCGGGCGCTTCGGAGCTACGTCGGCGAGGACGCGGTCGCGATCGCGGACGGGAGGTCCGGATGAACGGGACCTGGCTCGACTTCGAGAAGCCGATCATCGAGCTCGAGCGGAAGATCGAGGACTTCAAGAGCCGCAATCCCGGGCAGACCGCCGAGACCTCCGAGGAGATCGCCCGGCTCGAGAAGCGGGCGGACCGGCTCCGGCACGACATCTTCTCCAAGCTCACGCGCTGGCAGCGGGTGAAGCTGGCGCGCCATCCGCGCCGTCCCTACACGCTCGACTATCTCAAGCACATCGCGCCGCAGTTCCTCGAGCTGCACGGGGACCGCAGGTTTCGAGACGATCCCGCGATCGTCGGCGGGCTCGCGACGATCGAGGATCTCCCGCTCGTCCTGATGGGGCACCAGAAGGGCCGCGACACCAAGGAGAACATCCACCGCAACTTCGGCATGGCGCATCCGGAGGGATACCGGAAGGCGCTCCGCCTGCTCCGGCTCGCGGCCAACTACGGATGTCCGGTCGTGACGTTCGTGGACACGCCGGGCGCGTACCCGGGGCTGGGCGCCGAGGAGCGCGGCCAGTCGGAGGCGCTCGCGCGGAACATCCTCGAGATGGCGCGGCTGCCGGTCCCGATCGTGACGATCGTGATCGGCGAGGGCGGATCGGGCGGCGCGCTGGCGCTCGCGGTGGGGGACGTCGTCATGATGCTCGAGAATTCCATCTACTCCGTGATCACGCCCGAGGGATGCGCGGCGATCCTCTGGAAGGACGCGAGCAAGGCGGAGCAGGCGGCCGAGGCGCTCCGCCTGACGGCGCAGGATCTCCTCGACCTCCAGGTGATCGACGAGGTCATTCCGGAGCCGCTCGGCGGCGCGCATCGGGACCCCGAGGAAACGGCGGGCCGGGTCCGGGAGGCGATCCTCCGGCACGTCCGCGGGCTGCTCGGGCTTCCCATCCAGGAGCTCCTCGACCGCCGGCTGGAGAAGTATCTGAAGATGGGGGTGTATCTGGAGGAGCGAGCCGCTGCGGCCGCCCCTTCCCGCTAGGAGGAACATGCCACTCAGCGACGAGCTGCTGTCGATCCTTGTCTGCCCGAAGTGCCAGGGAGAGCTCGAGTACGACCGTGCCGCCGAGAAGCTGATCTGCAGGGCGTGCGGCCTTCGCTACCCCGTCGTGGACGACATTCCGGTCATGCTGATCGAAGAAGCGGAGCGGATCGAGACGCGTTGATCCGCGCGGCGCACCGCATCCTCTGCTTGCTGGCCCTGGGGCTCGCGCTCTCGCGCCCCGGCGCGGCCGGCGCCGACGCGCCCGCTCCGGCCGTCGAGTCCGTCGGACCGAACGGATACCGCGTGCGAATCCCGACGGGAGAGCCCGAGGTGATCCGCGGAGACGTGCTCGGACAAGCGTTCGCGGAGATCCTGATCCCGGGCGCCGAGCCTTCGGTCTCCCCCCTCGCTCCCGACCTCCCGCCGCTCCCCGCGCGCACCGTGCTTCTTCGCGCGCCGTGGGGCGTCCGCGCTTCGGTCACGTCGGTACCCGGCACGTCCCGCTCGCTCGGGGCGCTCCGGCCCGCGCCGCTTCCGCGCCTCCTGACCGACGCGCGCGCCCGCGCCCGCGCGCTCGCGAGCCCGGAGGCGCTCGAGCGAGCGACGCGGGGCTCCGCCGTCACGGTCGGACGCCTGCGCGGCGCGGCGCCGCTCCACACCGTGACCGAGACGGGCGCGGCGGGAGAGCGGATCCTGGCCGTGACCGTGCGTCCCGTGAGCTGGGATCCCCTGAGCGGGGAGACCCGCGTGGTCGAGGATGTCGTGATCGAGGTTCGATGGGATCGCCCGATCGAGCCCCTTCCGGACCGGGACGAGGCGCCATCCGCCGGGTCTTCCCGGTCCCGGCCGCGGGCTTCGCTCGCGCCGTCGACGACGGCCGGCCCGCGCTATGCGCCGCGGGCGTCCCTCGCCGCGGTCTGGCCCCGGCGCGTCGACACGTCCCGCCCGTGGGTGGCGCTCGGCGTGACGCGTCCCGGCCTCTACCAGATCGGCGCGTCCGATCTCGCGGGCGCGGGCGTTCCGGTGGGGACGCCATCGTTCGATCCCACCACGATCCGCATCTTCCGCGCGACGCCCGGGGACATCCCCGAGAGCGTGGACGTGGATCTGGGTCCGGACTCGCTCCGGGAGTGCGCGATCGAAGTGACGGGCGCACTCGACGGCACCTTCGATCCGGCGGATCGCATCTTCTTCTACGCGACGGGCTCGACCGGTTTCGGCCACGACCTGGCGCGCGGAAAGGGACCCGAGTACGAGGAAGCGGACCACTCGACCGTGGAAACGCTCTGGCTCACGTGGGGATCGCTGGACGGGGCCGGGGCGCCGCGCCGCATGGCGGCGCGCGACGCCGCTCCCGTCACGCCCGGCGCGCCGGTCCTCCCGGTCGTGACGCACCGCATCCACGTCGAGGCGAACCGGATCGCGGACTTCAACAAGTTCCGGCCCGGCCAGCCGTTCCGCTGGGAGCGCTGGTTCGACCGGCTCCTCACACAGGGAAGCCGCATCACCTTCGAGATCCGTCCTCCCGGGGCGGAGCCCGGAACCGCGGCGGACGTTCTCGTGCGGATGTGGGGCGTGGGAGCCTCGCCCGGCGCGGGGGTTCCGGATCACGTGGCCCGGATCTACTGGAACCGCGCGCTCGTGGACACCGCGGGGTGGGAGCTGAGCGAGAAGCAGGATCTCGCCGCGTCGGGCCTCGGCATGCGTGCCCTCGACAGTCTCGACATCGAGATCCCGGTGCTGATCGACCCGGGACCGAATCCGAACCGGATCGACCAGTCCTACTTCGCGTGGTTCGAGCTCGGATACCAGCGCCGGCTCCGCGCGGAGAACGACACGCTCCAGTTCGCCGCGCCCGACTCGGTTCCGCCCGGCCGCGTGCGATACGCGATCACGTCGGTGGGGGACAGCGCCGCGGCATGGCTCCTCGACCGGACCGATCCCGAGAGTCCGGTGCGGCTCGTGAACGGCGCCTGGTCCGGCGCGGCGCCCTCGCTCTCCGTCACCGTGGAGGACGAGGTCGGCGGCGAGCGTCGGCGGTACTCCCTGGTGTCGACCGCGCGCGCGACACGCCCGGTCACGATCGCGCTCTTCGCGCCGCTCACGAGCCCTCGCACGGTGGCGGATCTCTCCAACACGACCAACGGCGCCGACTACATCATCGTGTGCCCGCCCGCGTTCCTCGCGCAGGCCGAAACGCTGGCCGTCTACCGGAGCGCGTTCCTGAGCGGCGTTCCCGCGCCGCGCGTCCGGATCGCGACGACGGACCGGATCTTCGCGCAGTTCGGATCGGGGCGTCCGAGCCCGGTCGCCATTCGCAACTTCGTGCAGTACGCGTACCGCCACTGGACCGGTCCGGCTCCGTCGTATGTATGCCTCCTCGGAGACGCGACCTACGATCCGAAGAACTATCTCCGGTTCAATGTCCCCGATCTCGTTCCGTCCTATTCGCGATATTTCGATCCGAACATACCTCCGGCCGGGCATCAGTATGTCTCGGACGACTTCTACGGATTCCTCGAGGGTCCGGACGACATCCTGCTCGATCTCGTGGTCGGACGTCTGCCGGCCGGGAACGCCGCGCAGGCCGCGACGCTCGTCTCCGGGAAGCTTCGCGCCTACGAGGGGAACCGCGAGTTCGACATGTGGCGCGCGCGCGCGATCC harbors:
- a CDS encoding acetyl-CoA carboxylase carboxyltransferase subunit alpha; protein product: MNGTWLDFEKPIIELERKIEDFKSRNPGQTAETSEEIARLEKRADRLRHDIFSKLTRWQRVKLARHPRRPYTLDYLKHIAPQFLELHGDRRFRDDPAIVGGLATIEDLPLVLMGHQKGRDTKENIHRNFGMAHPEGYRKALRLLRLAANYGCPVVTFVDTPGAYPGLGAEERGQSEALARNILEMARLPVPIVTIVIGEGGSGGALALAVGDVVMMLENSIYSVITPEGCAAILWKDASKAEQAAEALRLTAQDLLDLQVIDEVIPEPLGGAHRDPEETAGRVREAILRHVRGLLGLPIQELLDRRLEKYLKMGVYLEERAAAAAPSR
- a CDS encoding Trm112 family protein produces the protein MPLSDELLSILVCPKCQGELEYDRAAEKLICRACGLRYPVVDDIPVMLIEEAERIETR
- a CDS encoding C25 family cysteine peptidase; translated protein: MIRAAHRILCLLALGLALSRPGAAGADAPAPAVESVGPNGYRVRIPTGEPEVIRGDVLGQAFAEILIPGAEPSVSPLAPDLPPLPARTVLLRAPWGVRASVTSVPGTSRSLGALRPAPLPRLLTDARARARALASPEALERATRGSAVTVGRLRGAAPLHTVTETGAAGERILAVTVRPVSWDPLSGETRVVEDVVIEVRWDRPIEPLPDRDEAPSAGSSRSRPRASLAPSTTAGPRYAPRASLAAVWPRRVDTSRPWVALGVTRPGLYQIGASDLAGAGVPVGTPSFDPTTIRIFRATPGDIPESVDVDLGPDSLRECAIEVTGALDGTFDPADRIFFYATGSTGFGHDLARGKGPEYEEADHSTVETLWLTWGSLDGAGAPRRMAARDAAPVTPGAPVLPVVTHRIHVEANRIADFNKFRPGQPFRWERWFDRLLTQGSRITFEIRPPGAEPGTAADVLVRMWGVGASPGAGVPDHVARIYWNRALVDTAGWELSEKQDLAASGLGMRALDSLDIEIPVLIDPGPNPNRIDQSYFAWFELGYQRRLRAENDTLQFAAPDSVPPGRVRYAITSVGDSAAAWLLDRTDPESPVRLVNGAWSGAAPSLSVTVEDEVGGERRRYSLVSTARATRPVTIALFAPLTSPRTVADLSNTTNGADYIIVCPPAFLAQAETLAVYRSAFLSGVPAPRVRIATTDRIFAQFGSGRPSPVAIRNFVQYAYRHWTGPAPSYVCLLGDATYDPKNYLRFNVPDLVPSYSRYFDPNIPPAGHQYVSDDFYGFLEGPDDILLDLVVGRLPAGNAAQAATLVSGKLRAYEGNREFDMWRARAILAADDANVRDRPDGLGNSHVAQMERKDRLHLPVPIERQKVYLNDFAFADTTRQSKPAAREEFIAQVNRGAWLTDYIGHGSEDVLADE